From a single Cyclobacterium marinum DSM 745 genomic region:
- a CDS encoding HlyD family secretion protein — MLNISRNSIRELIDLDSFESYGLTLSSNQSRRRIRILLYLLMAGFVSLFLPWTQNFRSKGTVTALKPEHRPQTIHSVIPGRIEKWYVQEGQFVEKGDTILYLSEVKEQYMDPDLLDRTQLQVEAKELSVKSYEEKIKAQQQQLSALEQNNKLRKEQGQNKLRQANLKVLSDSIMLEAEKVNFAVAEKQYLRMEKLYEEGLKSLTDLETRKIKLQEAKAKTLSAENKLLGSRNEFITAQIELNAIDNDFKDKLAKVNSERFTALSGQYDAEAGVNKLKNTLTNYTVRSGMYYVLAPQSGYITKAIQVGIGETIKEGAEIISIMPQNYSLAVEIYVDPIDLPLVKLDSKIRFIFDGWPAIVFSGWPELSNGTFGGTVMAVDNFTSANNKYRVLVVPDPDEEPWPEALRIGAGADGIALLNDVPVWYEIWRQMNGFPPDYYTLQESKELKKQTK, encoded by the coding sequence ATGTTAAATATTTCTAGAAATTCGATCAGGGAATTAATTGATCTCGATTCTTTTGAAAGTTACGGGTTGACACTTTCAAGTAACCAAAGCAGAAGAAGGATAAGAATTTTATTGTATTTGCTGATGGCCGGTTTTGTTAGTCTCTTTTTACCTTGGACTCAAAATTTCCGGTCTAAAGGTACCGTTACGGCTTTAAAGCCTGAACATAGGCCTCAAACCATTCACTCTGTCATCCCGGGGAGGATTGAAAAATGGTACGTCCAAGAAGGACAATTTGTGGAAAAAGGGGATACCATACTTTATCTCTCAGAAGTTAAAGAGCAATACATGGATCCGGACTTATTGGACAGGACACAATTGCAAGTAGAAGCCAAGGAGTTGTCTGTGAAATCCTATGAAGAAAAAATTAAAGCCCAACAACAACAGCTTTCGGCTTTGGAGCAGAACAACAAACTGAGAAAAGAACAAGGGCAAAATAAACTTAGGCAAGCTAACTTGAAGGTTCTTTCTGATAGTATCATGCTGGAGGCTGAAAAGGTGAATTTTGCTGTGGCGGAAAAACAATACCTCAGAATGGAAAAGCTATATGAGGAAGGCTTGAAGTCACTAACAGACCTAGAAACAAGGAAAATAAAACTTCAAGAAGCTAAGGCAAAAACCTTAAGCGCAGAAAATAAATTACTGGGAAGCCGAAATGAATTTATTACAGCCCAAATAGAGCTGAATGCAATTGATAATGATTTTAAGGATAAGTTGGCCAAGGTAAATTCCGAAAGGTTTACAGCGCTTTCAGGGCAATACGATGCCGAGGCTGGTGTCAATAAATTAAAAAATACCCTCACCAATTATACGGTGCGGTCAGGGATGTATTATGTGCTAGCACCCCAATCCGGTTATATAACCAAGGCCATTCAGGTAGGTATTGGAGAAACCATTAAGGAGGGGGCTGAGATAATAAGTATCATGCCCCAAAATTATTCTTTGGCTGTTGAAATTTATGTTGACCCTATAGATCTTCCTTTGGTGAAACTGGACAGTAAAATAAGATTTATTTTTGATGGCTGGCCGGCAATTGTCTTTTCAGGTTGGCCTGAGCTGTCCAATGGAACATTCGGGGGCACAGTCATGGCAGTAGACAATTTCACCAGTGCCAACAATAAATATAGGGTTTTGGTGGTTCCAGACCCGGATGAGGAACCTTGGCCGGAGGCTTTAAGAATTGGTGCTGGTGCTGATGGGATAGCCTTACTGAACGATGTTCCTGTCTGGTATGAAATATGGCGACAAATGAATGGGTTTCCACCGGATTATTACACCCTTCAGGAGTCAAAGGAATTGAAAAAACAGACGAAATGA
- a CDS encoding TolC family protein — MATNEWVSTGLLHPSGVKGIEKTDEMRNSLSLLGLLMVLSMSLSAQDNRLSYDQFMEWVKLYHPVAKQADLLLDLGTQEVRKARGGFDPYLYGSIDEKQYQEKEYYNKKEAELVVPTIAGVELQGVFEKNRGAYLNPEHNVPDNGLYSLGASINVGNGLLIDKRRAALKQAKIYNKATQEERRQSLNLLYYDATVVYWKWAGAFADLKVNEKGLRVAKERFEAVKGSFEQGDLPAIDTVEAYTQVLNREIKFQKAGYTFFSSMQELNVYLWDADQNSIDLSPSIAPDPLVGSNELTLDEEYFNQALINHPELRMLDYDLAYLNIERRYKAEQLKPKIKLKYNFLTETLGGLEQVGFYENNYKFGIQVSTPLLLRKERGDLGMTKVKIKDVNYKRDLKLEQLAAKLRKVTNEYDVLNSQLSFLSQNIKGLETLLRGERMKFDMGESSLFLINAREKSLFDSQLVYNSVYVDLIIAYSKIRTAAGLGFEGYGL; from the coding sequence ATGGCGACAAATGAATGGGTTTCCACCGGATTATTACACCCTTCAGGAGTCAAAGGAATTGAAAAAACAGACGAAATGAGAAATAGCTTAAGTTTACTTGGACTGTTGATGGTTTTGTCCATGTCTTTAAGTGCACAAGACAATCGGCTTTCCTATGACCAATTCATGGAATGGGTAAAATTATATCATCCCGTTGCGAAACAAGCGGATTTACTATTAGATCTTGGAACACAAGAAGTGAGAAAAGCTCGAGGGGGATTTGACCCTTATTTATATGGGAGTATTGATGAGAAACAGTACCAAGAAAAAGAATATTACAATAAAAAAGAGGCAGAGCTTGTCGTTCCTACCATTGCAGGAGTTGAACTTCAAGGTGTTTTCGAGAAAAATCGTGGTGCTTACCTAAACCCGGAGCATAATGTACCGGATAATGGACTTTATTCTCTAGGGGCCTCAATCAATGTTGGTAATGGCCTATTGATCGATAAGCGCAGAGCAGCACTAAAACAGGCCAAGATTTACAATAAAGCAACTCAGGAGGAGAGAAGACAAAGCCTAAACCTCTTGTACTATGATGCTACGGTGGTTTACTGGAAATGGGCTGGCGCTTTTGCTGATTTAAAAGTAAATGAGAAAGGCCTGAGAGTGGCTAAGGAAAGATTTGAAGCTGTAAAAGGCAGTTTTGAGCAAGGAGATCTTCCGGCTATTGATACGGTAGAAGCTTATACGCAGGTATTGAATCGAGAGATAAAATTTCAAAAGGCAGGCTATACTTTTTTTTCGAGCATGCAGGAATTAAATGTTTACCTGTGGGACGCTGATCAAAACTCAATCGATTTATCCCCTTCAATAGCCCCTGATCCCCTTGTAGGAAGCAATGAGTTGACATTGGACGAGGAGTACTTCAATCAGGCTTTAATCAATCATCCGGAGTTGCGCATGCTAGATTATGACCTGGCATATTTAAATATAGAACGGAGGTACAAAGCAGAGCAGTTAAAGCCAAAAATTAAATTGAAATACAATTTTTTAACTGAAACTCTTGGTGGATTAGAGCAAGTAGGGTTTTATGAAAACAATTATAAATTTGGTATACAGGTTTCTACTCCTTTACTGTTGAGAAAAGAAAGAGGAGATTTAGGCATGACAAAGGTGAAAATCAAAGATGTAAATTATAAAAGAGATCTGAAGCTTGAGCAGTTGGCTGCAAAGCTTAGAAAAGTTACCAATGAATATGATGTGCTAAATAGCCAATTAAGTTTTTTGTCTCAAAATATTAAGGGCTTGGAAACATTGTTAAGAGGGGAGAGAATGAAATTCGATATGGGAGAGAGCTCATTATTTTTGATCAATGCCAGAGAAAAAAGTTTATTTGACTCTCAGCTGGTTTACAATAGTGTATATGTAGACCTAATCATAGCCTATTCAAAAATCAGG
- the serA gene encoding phosphoglycerate dehydrogenase translates to MTATKKFIIDFDSTFTKVEALDILGEISLRDDPAKAEKLQSIKDITDQGMEGKLTFRESLVKRVEILNANKDQISELISELKKKVSDSFQRNKEFLLENRADIYIISNGFKDFVSPIVTSYGIKPENVFANEFVYDESGKIIGFNKDNPLSKNNGKPETIKKLNLSGDIYVIGDGYTDYEIKASGVANKFYAFTENIHRPSVSSKADHIAPSLDEILYVNKMNKKFSYPKSRINVLLLENVHPIGVELMKAEGYNVEVISSALSEEELAEKIKKVSVLGIRSKTQVTKKVLENADRLISIGAFCIGTNQIDLETCQEKGIAVFNAPFSNTRSVVELAIAEIIFLMRGMIEKTTKMHEGKWNKSANGSFEIRGKKLGIIGYGNIGSQLSVLAENMGLNVYYYDLVERLALGNATKVDSLDELLETCDVISLHVDGRKENELLLDQEKIAKMKKGAYLINLSRGHVVDVAALRDALNSGHLAGAGIDVFPKEPKNNSEPFESALKGLPNTILTPHIGGSTLEAQQNIARFVPGKIIEYINTGNTYNSVNFPNIQLPFLHDAHRLIHIHHNEPGIMAKINNVLAAFDINIVGQYLKTNEKIGYVITDIDKAYSSKVIDELKAIQGTIRFRVLY, encoded by the coding sequence ATGACCGCCACCAAAAAGTTTATTATTGATTTTGACAGCACTTTTACAAAGGTAGAAGCTTTGGATATTTTAGGTGAAATTAGCCTTAGAGATGATCCGGCCAAAGCTGAAAAGCTACAATCAATAAAGGACATTACTGATCAGGGAATGGAAGGTAAACTCACTTTTAGAGAGAGCCTTGTCAAGCGGGTAGAGATTTTGAATGCCAACAAAGATCAAATCTCTGAATTGATTTCTGAATTAAAGAAAAAGGTTTCAGATTCATTCCAAAGAAACAAAGAGTTTTTGCTTGAAAACCGAGCTGACATTTATATCATTTCCAATGGTTTTAAAGATTTTGTCAGTCCTATCGTGACCAGTTATGGTATCAAACCGGAAAATGTCTTTGCCAATGAATTTGTTTATGACGAATCGGGTAAAATCATCGGTTTTAATAAAGACAATCCTTTGTCTAAAAACAATGGAAAGCCTGAAACAATCAAGAAGTTAAATCTTAGTGGCGACATTTATGTAATCGGTGATGGATACACGGATTATGAAATCAAAGCTTCAGGTGTTGCCAATAAATTTTATGCTTTTACCGAAAATATTCATAGGCCCTCAGTTTCTTCAAAAGCTGACCATATTGCCCCTAGCTTAGATGAGATTCTCTATGTGAATAAAATGAATAAAAAGTTTTCTTATCCAAAAAGTCGAATCAATGTGCTTTTATTGGAAAATGTTCACCCTATAGGAGTGGAGTTAATGAAAGCAGAAGGCTACAATGTAGAAGTCATCAGTTCCGCACTTTCAGAGGAAGAACTTGCTGAAAAAATAAAAAAAGTATCTGTTCTGGGCATCCGTTCTAAAACTCAGGTTACCAAAAAGGTTTTAGAAAATGCAGACAGGCTTATTTCTATAGGTGCTTTCTGTATTGGTACCAATCAAATTGATCTGGAAACATGTCAGGAAAAAGGGATTGCTGTATTCAATGCACCCTTTAGCAACACCAGATCAGTTGTGGAACTTGCGATTGCAGAGATAATCTTCTTAATGCGTGGGATGATAGAAAAGACCACCAAAATGCATGAAGGTAAATGGAATAAAAGTGCCAATGGAAGTTTTGAAATCAGGGGTAAGAAACTAGGCATTATAGGTTACGGCAATATTGGGTCACAATTATCAGTTTTGGCCGAAAACATGGGCCTTAATGTATATTATTATGATTTGGTAGAAAGACTTGCCCTAGGGAATGCCACGAAAGTAGATTCTTTAGACGAGCTTCTCGAAACTTGCGATGTGATTTCATTGCATGTGGACGGCCGAAAGGAAAATGAACTTTTGCTAGACCAAGAAAAAATCGCGAAAATGAAAAAAGGTGCCTACCTTATTAACCTAAGTAGGGGGCATGTGGTGGATGTTGCTGCACTTCGTGATGCATTAAATTCCGGTCATCTGGCCGGGGCAGGAATAGATGTATTTCCTAAAGAGCCTAAGAACAATTCAGAACCTTTCGAATCGGCCTTGAAAGGATTGCCAAATACTATCCTTACCCCTCATATAGGAGGAAGTACTTTGGAAGCTCAGCAAAACATTGCGCGATTTGTACCGGGAAAAATCATTGAATACATCAACACAGGAAATACTTACAATAGTGTAAATTTCCCTAATATACAGTTGCCTTTCTTGCACGATGCGCACAGGCTAATACATATTCACCATAATGAGCCGGGCATCATGGCTAAAATAAATAACGTTTTGGCAGCTTTTGATATAAACATTGTGGGTCAATATTTAAAAACCAATGAAAAAATTGGTTATGTCATTACGGATATTGACAAGGCTTATAGTAGTAAGGTAATAGACGAACTGAAAGCCATACAAGGCACCATCCGATTTAGAGTATTGTATTAA
- a CDS encoding TetR/AcrR family transcriptional regulator: MRNIIIPVSHDIFIKDPLSSALGKRILKESLALIEVKGIEAFNFKMLSSKVECTEAAIYRYFENKNKLLLYYINWYWGWLEYNLVYCTANLESPADKLKMAISLLVEGPLYQENQYLNIHSLNRVVWEESNKSFMIRELKSDTKSKMLQQFYDFSERLKDLIIAYKPDFPFPKVLVSTLIWSSILNTFSQRHMADLIEENFNGQNKVDFYYNMVFNSLKR, from the coding sequence ATGAGAAATATTATTATACCTGTAAGTCATGATATTTTCATTAAGGATCCATTAAGTTCAGCACTAGGGAAGAGAATTCTCAAGGAAAGCCTTGCTTTAATTGAAGTCAAGGGTATCGAAGCATTTAATTTTAAAATGCTCTCGAGTAAAGTTGAGTGTACAGAGGCCGCGATTTATAGGTATTTTGAGAACAAAAACAAATTGTTGTTGTATTACATCAATTGGTATTGGGGCTGGCTAGAATATAACCTAGTTTATTGCACAGCTAACTTAGAAAGTCCTGCTGATAAATTAAAAATGGCCATCTCTCTCCTTGTGGAAGGCCCATTATACCAAGAGAATCAATACTTAAACATTCACTCTCTTAATAGAGTTGTGTGGGAAGAATCGAACAAATCTTTTATGATAAGGGAGTTAAAAAGTGATACTAAAAGTAAAATGTTGCAACAGTTTTATGATTTTAGTGAACGGCTAAAAGATTTGATTATCGCTTACAAGCCGGATTTTCCCTTCCCAAAAGTATTGGTATCGACACTTATTTGGTCAAGTATTCTGAATACATTTAGCCAAAGGCACATGGCTGACTTAATTGAAGAAAATTTTAATGGACAGAATAAAGTAGATTTTTATTACAATATGGTTTTTAATTCGCTTAAAAGATGA
- a CDS encoding universal stress protein, protein MYQIKKIIVCLDQSEMDKTLVKFAAFIAKSNQSKKIYFTNIIRNLSIPKDVLAEFPNLINNMVEERKSQMKQVVKENLDPDLEINTSFVVREGQLSKKILKLASEKSADIILVGKKTTISGSGVITQRLARRASCSLLIVPENSNPKVKRILVPSDFSDYSKDALEEAIEITEKNGGKSEILCQNVYSVPSGYHFTGKTYEEFSAIMLKHAEVNYKKFIRKIDTKGYKIKPLYTKDEDDDPVIDIINKAQEIEANLIIIGAKGRTAATALFIGSLAERLIQVNNKVPLLVTRPKGKNAGIIEYILEI, encoded by the coding sequence ATGTATCAAATCAAAAAAATCATTGTTTGTCTTGACCAATCAGAGATGGACAAAACATTGGTAAAATTTGCCGCATTTATCGCAAAGAGCAACCAATCTAAGAAGATTTATTTCACAAATATTATTAGAAATTTAAGCATCCCTAAGGATGTGTTGGCCGAATTCCCTAACCTGATCAATAATATGGTGGAGGAAAGGAAAAGCCAAATGAAACAAGTAGTAAAGGAAAATTTGGATCCGGATTTGGAAATAAACACCAGCTTTGTTGTTAGAGAAGGTCAACTTTCCAAAAAAATACTCAAACTTGCTAGTGAAAAGTCAGCAGATATAATCCTGGTGGGTAAAAAGACCACTATCAGCGGCTCCGGGGTGATCACACAGCGCTTGGCAAGAAGGGCTTCATGCTCCCTTTTAATTGTCCCTGAGAACAGTAATCCTAAGGTAAAAAGAATACTTGTTCCTAGTGATTTCTCAGACTATTCCAAAGATGCCCTTGAGGAAGCCATTGAAATTACTGAAAAAAATGGAGGTAAATCGGAAATCCTGTGCCAAAATGTATATTCAGTCCCATCAGGTTACCATTTTACAGGGAAAACCTATGAAGAGTTCAGTGCCATTATGCTCAAGCATGCCGAAGTCAATTATAAAAAATTTATCCGGAAGATTGACACCAAGGGATATAAAATTAAACCCCTCTATACAAAAGATGAAGACGATGATCCGGTTATTGACATTATCAATAAAGCACAAGAAATAGAAGCAAACCTCATCATCATTGGGGCCAAAGGTAGAACAGCCGCCACGGCCTTATTTATAGGCAGCCTCGCAGAACGGCTCATTCAAGTCAATAATAAAGTTCCTTTACTTGTAACAAGACCAAAAGGGAAAAATGCCGGAATCATAGAATATATTCTTGAAATTTAA
- a CDS encoding DUF983 domain-containing protein, with protein MNENNSLIGAIAKAKCPKCRKGNIFPVSVFSFRKLSDVNHNCPNCGAELVPEPDFYYGAMYISYALSVALFVNVMIVLNYVFDDPDLMVYILSVVFFNVLLLPIMLRYSKVLYLYWLGDISYQENKNNPVQ; from the coding sequence ATGAATGAAAATAATAGCTTAATAGGCGCCATCGCAAAAGCCAAATGCCCGAAATGTAGGAAAGGTAACATCTTCCCTGTCTCGGTGTTTAGCTTTCGAAAATTATCTGATGTGAATCATAATTGTCCCAATTGCGGTGCAGAACTCGTTCCAGAACCGGACTTCTATTATGGAGCCATGTACATTAGTTATGCACTGTCCGTTGCATTGTTTGTGAATGTTATGATTGTTCTAAATTATGTTTTTGACGATCCTGACCTTATGGTTTATATCCTTTCTGTCGTGTTTTTCAATGTGCTATTGCTGCCTATTATGCTCAGGTATTCTAAAGTGCTTTACCTGTATTGGCTAGGCGATATATCTTACCAAGAAAATAAAAATAACCCGGTTCAATAA
- a CDS encoding peptidase domain-containing ABC transporter, protein MNEQLINTPLKRFFSLLKSEKKEIYAIYFYAVLNGLVSLSLPLGIQAILNFILGGRLTTSWVILVIVVALGVIFGGFLQVSQLYLSEKLQQRVFSKSAIEFAYRLPRLKMEALRGNYAPELVNRFFDTINLQKGLSKLLIDFSTASLQVFFGLILLAIYHPFFIIFSLVLVLTIYLIFKFTSPKGMKTSLKESSAKYALAYWLEEIARTLETFKLSGFSSLPFKKVDELVKEYVDFRNSHFAVLIFQFKSLIAFKVLIVVILLVAGSLLLLNNEISIGQFVAAEIIIVLIINSVEKIILSLETVYDTLTATEKLGLIMDMDLERSTGKANVFNEDMSGLAYEFRNLSLQSIDKKYAILNNVNLQIREGEKVVLTGSSGAGKSTLLQVMAGLMEDYQGNVIVNKLPMDTLSLEKLRSMIGDSLSRQSIFHGTIRENITVGKEGVDETKLREVLEIVGLNDFVYRLKDDLETVLLPEGKNLNNSLISKIVLARSLCFTPKLLLLEEELNYLSKEESEKVFDFIFSGPWTLVLVSNRKTLLNKAEKIVVMEAGKVAYEGNYSGYEFYQNNLKNR, encoded by the coding sequence ATGAATGAACAATTAATTAATACTCCTCTAAAACGATTTTTTAGTTTGTTAAAGAGTGAGAAGAAAGAGATTTATGCCATCTATTTTTATGCTGTACTCAACGGTTTGGTCTCCTTGTCCTTACCCCTGGGGATTCAGGCAATTTTAAACTTTATTTTAGGAGGGAGGCTTACCACTTCCTGGGTCATATTGGTTATTGTGGTTGCGCTAGGTGTGATCTTTGGTGGCTTTTTGCAAGTAAGCCAACTGTACTTATCAGAAAAATTACAACAAAGGGTGTTCAGTAAGTCAGCCATTGAATTTGCTTACCGGCTACCAAGGTTAAAGATGGAGGCTTTGCGAGGCAATTATGCACCTGAATTGGTCAATAGATTTTTTGATACCATTAATTTGCAAAAAGGACTTTCTAAACTGCTAATAGATTTTAGTACAGCGTCTCTCCAAGTCTTTTTTGGTTTGATTTTGCTCGCAATTTACCACCCGTTTTTTATCATTTTCTCCCTTGTTTTGGTTCTTACCATTTATTTGATTTTTAAATTCACTAGTCCAAAGGGGATGAAAACCAGTTTGAAGGAATCATCAGCAAAATATGCCTTGGCTTATTGGTTAGAGGAAATAGCTAGAACTTTGGAAACATTCAAACTTTCTGGTTTTTCTTCCTTGCCTTTTAAAAAGGTAGACGAACTGGTGAAAGAATATGTCGATTTCCGAAATTCACATTTTGCAGTATTGATTTTTCAGTTCAAGTCATTGATTGCTTTTAAGGTGCTTATTGTGGTGATTTTATTGGTAGCAGGTAGTTTACTGCTTTTGAATAATGAAATAAGTATTGGTCAGTTTGTGGCAGCAGAAATCATCATTGTGCTTATCATAAATTCGGTAGAAAAGATAATTCTAAGTTTAGAAACAGTATATGATACGCTTACAGCCACAGAAAAACTTGGGCTCATAATGGATATGGATCTAGAAAGGTCCACAGGTAAAGCAAATGTATTTAATGAAGATATGTCAGGCCTAGCTTATGAGTTTAGAAATCTTAGCCTTCAATCTATTGATAAAAAGTATGCGATTCTCAATAATGTCAATTTACAGATCAGAGAAGGAGAGAAAGTAGTGCTTACAGGGTCAAGTGGAGCCGGGAAAAGTACCCTGTTGCAAGTTATGGCCGGATTGATGGAAGATTATCAGGGGAATGTTATAGTAAATAAGTTGCCAATGGATACTTTGTCTTTAGAAAAGCTGAGGTCCATGATAGGAGATAGTCTGTCTAGGCAATCAATTTTTCATGGTACGATAAGGGAAAATATTACGGTAGGCAAAGAAGGAGTAGACGAAACGAAATTGAGAGAAGTTTTAGAGATTGTGGGGCTTAATGATTTTGTTTATCGGCTGAAAGATGATTTGGAAACCGTACTATTACCGGAAGGTAAAAACCTAAATAATTCACTCATAAGTAAAATTGTATTGGCACGTAGTTTATGTTTTACGCCCAAATTACTATTGTTGGAAGAAGAGCTCAATTACTTAAGTAAGGAAGAATCTGAGAAGGTTTTTGATTTTATTTTTTCCGGTCCGTGGACCTTAGTATTGGTGTCTAACAGAAAAACTCTTTTGAACAAAGCAGAAAAAATTGTAGTGATGGAAGCCGGAAAAGTTGCCTATGAAGGGAATTATTCCGGCTATGAATTTTACCAAAACAACTTGAAAAACCGTTGA
- a CDS encoding DUF4412 domain-containing protein yields MNFKSLFILLISLSFLSYDAHSQLLRKIKRAASQGVSRAVEKTVEKEVEKATQRQLEKTFRNLYGDLGENTEGDTTGQGGSSNGTTYDFSKVMGSINMNVDTESEYSFTGLAVIEIKSTNKKGKEEDPVNFNSFLTDNSEYYGMEFIDPEGKNDSEKSIIIMDHKNNATVILVENEEEKSSMAFGMDYGGMMDNYPVDNDGNSLGNGTFEKTGNTKEILGYTCEEYRMESEDSEGTYWISKEPVEGLEGFWSKNSPLITKKMKEQNSSYFTSFPDGNIMEMYFTDNDEGVSSQMKIIKIDTNQPRSFELADYPNPMKAN; encoded by the coding sequence ATGAATTTCAAATCATTGTTTATTTTATTAATATCCTTGTCCTTCTTAAGTTATGATGCACATTCCCAATTGTTGCGCAAGATAAAGAGAGCGGCTTCTCAAGGGGTTTCAAGAGCTGTTGAAAAAACAGTGGAGAAAGAAGTTGAAAAAGCTACCCAAAGGCAGCTTGAAAAAACTTTTAGAAACCTATATGGAGACCTCGGAGAAAATACTGAGGGAGATACTACCGGTCAAGGTGGATCCTCAAATGGAACTACATATGATTTCAGCAAAGTGATGGGATCAATCAATATGAATGTTGATACGGAAAGTGAGTATAGCTTTACGGGATTGGCTGTGATAGAAATCAAAAGCACCAATAAAAAAGGAAAAGAAGAAGACCCCGTAAATTTTAATTCCTTCCTAACAGATAATTCTGAATATTATGGGATGGAATTTATAGATCCCGAAGGTAAAAATGATTCTGAAAAATCGATCATTATTATGGATCATAAAAACAATGCAACTGTCATTTTGGTAGAGAATGAGGAGGAAAAATCCAGTATGGCTTTCGGAATGGATTATGGTGGCATGATGGATAACTACCCGGTCGATAATGACGGGAATTCTCTAGGAAATGGTACCTTTGAAAAAACAGGAAATACCAAGGAAATTTTGGGCTATACCTGTGAAGAATACCGCATGGAGTCTGAAGATTCGGAAGGCACATATTGGATCAGCAAAGAACCTGTTGAAGGATTAGAAGGTTTTTGGAGCAAAAACAGCCCCCTAATTACCAAAAAAATGAAGGAACAAAACAGCTCATATTTCACCAGTTTTCCAGATGGAAACATCATGGAAATGTATTTTACAGACAATGATGAAGGTGTTTCTTCTCAAATGAAAATTATCAAGATTGACACCAACCAACCCAGGTCATTTGAGTTGGCTGACTATCCAAACCCAATGAA